From a region of the Lactuca sativa cultivar Salinas chromosome 4, Lsat_Salinas_v11, whole genome shotgun sequence genome:
- the LOC111912927 gene encoding cytochrome P450 CYP82D47 has translation MDLFSIQQNYTLLAGALVIIFTLFVLSSLVPKTGQYRAPPKAGGAWPIVGNVNLFTGSSGPHRALAAMAAKYGPIFTIRLGIHKVLVVHSWQIAKEIFTIHDTIISTRPKYLASKIFGYNYAMFGVAPYGPYWREMRRIISFELLSSSRLNQLKDVRVDELDSCIKNLYNHWREKKDDQGKVLVDLKKWFGEFNMNVVLRMVVGKRYSGATDEEEEKEMSRSREVMRKFFYYMGLFVVGDTLPFLGWLDLGGHEKAMKKVAYEIDVMGEKWLDEHRRKRDSGEAFEEKDFMDVMISTVEKGGFGNYDADTIIKSTCMVLIASSADTTTVMLTWMMSLLLNNPQSLRKAQEEIDKVVGKDRQINESDITNLVYLQAIVKETLRLYPAGRLGGMREFTEDCTVAGYHVPKGTWLMVNLWKLQQDPEIWSNPLEFRPERFLEGNHKHVDVKGTNFELIPFGAGRRSCPGTALALQILHLVVGTLLQNFDIRTPDDGPIDMAETAGLTSAKASPLEVLISPRMACNTI, from the exons ATGGATCTCTTCTCCATACAACAAAATTATACTCTCTTAGCCGGAGctttagtcataattttcacccTTTTCGTCTTATCCTCACTGGTTCCTAAAACCGGTCAATACAGAGCTCCACCTAAAGCCGGTGGTGCATGGCCAATAGTAGGTAACGTCAACCTTTTTACAGGCTCCTCCGGTCCCCACAGAGCCTTGGCAGCAATGGCTGCTAAATATGGACCGATCTTTACTATCCGGCTCGGCATACATAAAGTATTGGTAGTACATAGTTGGCAGATTGCAAAGGAGATTTTCACCATTCATGACACAATAATCTCCACTCGTCCCAAATACCTAGCTTCAAAAATCTTTGGGTATAACTATGCTATGTTTGGAGTCGCTCCTTATGGTCCATATTGGCGTGAGATGCGTAGGATCATCTCCTTTGAGCTGTTATCTAGCAGTCGCCTTAACCAGCTTAAGGATGTTCGAGTCGATGAACTAGATAGCTGTATCAAAAACTTATACAATCATTGGAGAGAAAAGAAAGATGATCAGGGAAAAGTATTAGTAGATTTGAAGAAATGGTTTGGGGAATTCAATATGAACGTGGTTCTTAGAATGGTAGTTGGAAAACGGTATAGTGGAGCtacagatgaagaagaagagaaagagatgAGTAGAAGTCGTGAGGTGATGAGAAAATTCTTTTATTACATGGGTCTTTTTGTGGTAGGGGATACGCTTCCGTTTCTAGGCTGGTTGGATTTGGGTGGTCATGAGAAGGCTATGAAAAAAGTTGCATATGAAATTGATGTTATGGGGGAGAAATGGCTTGATGAGCATCGTAGAAAGAGGGATTCTGGAGAAGCTTTTGAGGAGAAAGACTTCATGGATGTGATGATATCGACAGTAGAAAAGGGTGGCTTCGGGAATTATGATGCTGATACTATTATTAAGTCTACATGTATG GTTCTAATTGCTAGTAGTGCAGATACAACCACTGTGATGCTGACCTGGATGATGTCGCTGCTATTGAATAATCCTCAATCTCTTCGGAAAGCACAAGAAGAAATAGATAAGGTAGTTGGAAAGGATAGACAAATAAATGAATCAGATATCACGAATCTGGTCTACTTACAAGCTATTGTAAAAGAAACACTGCGACTATATCCAGCAGGACGTCTTGGAGGGATGAGAGAATTTACAGAAGATTGCACAGTAGCAGGCTACCATGTCCCAAAAGGCACATGGTTAATGGTCAACCTATGGAAACTCCAACAGGATCCAGAAATATGGTCAAACCCATTGGAGTTTAGGCCCGAGAGATTCCTGGAGGGGAATCATAAGCATGTTGATGTTAAGGGGACAAATTTTGAGTTGATTCCATTCGGTGCTGGAAGGAGGTCTTGTCCTGGAACTGCTTTGGCACTTCAAATATTACATCTGGTTGTTGGAACTTTGCTACAAAATTTTGATATTAGGACACCGGATGATGGGCCAATAGATATGGCAGAGACAGCTGGGTTAACAAGTGCGAAGGCATCTCCTCTTGAAGTTCTAATTTCCCCACGGATGGCATGTAATACTATTTAA